Within the Nocardioides aurantiacus genome, the region CGGGCCTGGCCGTCGGCTACTGGTCCAGCACCGACGAGATCACCGAGAACTGGGGCGAGGACAAGCGCTGGACCCCGAACATGGACGAGGCCGAGCGCGAGCGCCTCTACCGAAACTGGAAGAAGGCCGTCACCAAGACCCTCGACTGGGTCGACGACGACGTCGAGCAGTAGGCCCTCCCGGGGCCCGGTTTCCCAGGTGATGAACCCCTACCGCCTCCTCACACACCATGCGTGGTGTGTGAGGAGGCGGTCTGCCGTGCGAGGTAAGGCCCATCGTCGACCGGGCAGCTAGTCGGTGCCGACCTCCATGGCGACGTCGTCGAGGACGCGGTCGGAGTCGTCGCCCTCGGCGGAGGGGTTGCGGGTGATGCGGTCGTAGCCGCCGGGCTCGATGGCGCCGTAGAGGGTGCCGTTCTCCACCAGGACCTGGCCCTGGTCGAGCGGCTGGGCGGCGTACTGCTCGAGCTTGTCGCGGGAGTCGGCGATGTCGAGGTTGCGCATCGTGAGCTGGCCGATGCGGTCGACCGGGCCGAAGGCGGCGTTCTCGGTGCGCTCCATCGAGAGCTTGTCGGGGTGGTAGGAGAAGTTCTCCCCCGACGTCGCGAGCACGGTGTAGTCCTCGCCGCGACGCAGCCGCAGCGTGACCTCGCCGGTGACGAGCGAGGCGATCCAGCGCTGGATCGACTCGCGGATCATCAGCGCCTGGGGGTCCAGCCAGCGGCCCTCGTAGAGCAGCCGGCCGAGCTTGCGACCCTCGTTGTGGAACTGCGCGATGGTGTCCTCGTTGTGGATCGCGTTGAGCAGCCGCTCGTAGGCGATCCACAGCAGCGCCATGCCGGGCGCCTCGTAGATGCCGCGCGACTTGGCCTCGATGATCCGGTTCTCGATCTGGTCGCTCATGCCGAGGCCGTGGCGACCGCCGACCGCGTTGGCCTCCATCACCAGCGCGACGGCGTCGTCGAAGCGGACCCCGCCGATCGCGACGGGGCGGCCCTGCTCGAAGCGGACGGTGACGTCCTCGGTCTCGATGGCGACGTCGGCGTCCCAGAACTTCACGCCCATGATCGGCTCCACGGTCTCCAGCGAGACGTCGAGGTGCTCGAGGGTCTTGGCCTCGTGGGTGGCGCCCCAGATGTTGGCGTCGGTGGAGTACGCCTTCTCCTTGCTGTCGCGGTAGGGCAGGTCGTGCTCGGTCAGCCACTGGCTCATCTCCGCCCGACCGCCCAGCTCGGAGACGAAGTCGGCGTCGAGCCAGGGCTTGTAGATGCGCAGCTCGGGGTTGGCCATCAGGCCGTAGCGGTAGAACCGCTCGATGTCGTTGCCCTTGAAGGTCGAGCCGTCGCCCCAGATGTCGACGCCGTCCTCGTGCATCGCGCGGACCAGCATGGTGCCGGTGACGGCTCGGCCCAGCGGCGTGGTGTTGAAGTAGGTGCGGCCGCCGGAGCGGATGTGGAAGGCGCCGCAGGCGATCGCGGCCAGGCCCTCCTCGACGAGCTGCGGGCGGCAGTCGACGGCGCGGGCGATCTCGGCGCCGTACGCCAGGGCACGGTCGGGCACGCCGGAGATGTCGGGCTCGTCGTACTGCCCGATGTCGGCGGTGTAGGTGCAGGGCACCGCACCCTTGTCGCGCATCCAGGCGACGGCGACGGAGGTGTCGAGGCCGCCGGAGAAGGCGATGCCGACGCGCTCGCCGGTGGGCAGGGAGGTGAGGACCTTGCTCATGGGTGTCCCTTCGAGGGGTTCGGGGTGTCGTCAGGTGTGGTGCCGGAGGGGCGGTGGGCACCGTTGGCCAGGCCGAGGAAGCGCCGTTCGAGCGCCTCGCCGCCGGCCGGGTCGCGGGCGATCACCAGCACGGTGTCGTCGCCGGCGATGGTGCCGAGCACGTCGGAGAGCTCGGACTTGTCCATGGCCGAGGCCAGGAAGTTGGCGGCGCCGGGCGGGGTGCGCAGCACCACCAGGTTGGCCGAGGACTCGGTGGAGACGAGCAGCTCGGCGCACAGGCGGGACAGCCGCGCCTGGCTGGCGGCGCTGTCGCGGTTGGCGACCGGGGTGCGGTCGCCGCCCTCGCCCGGCACGGCGTACACCAGGGCCCCGGTGGAGCTGCGGACCTTGACGGCGTCGAGCTCGACGAGGTCGCGCGACAGCGTGGCCTGGGTGACCGCGATGCCGTCGGCGTGCAGCCGGTCGGCGAGCTCGGTCTGCGAGCGCACGTGGCCGGTGGAGAGGATGTCGATGATGCGCTGCTGCCGGGCGCCCTTGGTCTCGGGGATGTGGCCGTGCTCGCTCACGAGCACTCCCCCGACCGGGACTCCAGCAGCCACGCCATCACGGCCTTCTGCGCGTGACGACGGTTCTCGGCCTCGTCCCACACCACGCTGCGGGGGCCGTCGAGGACGGCGGCGCTGATCTCCTTGCCGCGGTAGGCCGGGAGGCAGTGCAGCACCACGGCCTCGTCGTCGGCGTGGGAGAGCAGCTCCTCGTCGAGGGACCAGGGGGCGAACGCCGCGGCGCGCGCCTCGGCCTCGGCCTCGCGGCCCATCGAGACCCAGGTGTCGGTGGCCACGGCGTCGGCGCCGGAGACGGCCTCGACCGGGTCCGCGACGAAGGCCACCGAGCCGCCGGTCGCCTGCGCCACGACCTGGGCCTGCAGCAGCACCTCGGGGTCGGGCTCGAAGCCCTCGGGGCCGCTGACCCGCACGTGCATCCCGGCGGTCGCGCCGCCGAGCAGGTAGCTGTGGCCCATGTTGCACGCCGCGTCGCCGACGAAGGCCAGCACCTGCCCGGCGAGCTGGCCGTGGTGCTCGCGCAGCGTGAGCAGGTCGGCCAGCACCTGGCAGGGGTGGAACTGGTCGGTCAAGGCGTTGACGACGGGTACGCCGGAGAAGGCGGCCATGTCCTCCAGGCGGGACTGGTCGTGGGTGCGCCACACGACCATCGCGGCCTGCCGGCCCAGCACCCGGGCCACGTCGGGCACCGACTCCCGCACGCCCACCTGGGCCAGCGAGCCGTCGATGATCATGGGGAAGCCGCCGAGCTCGGCGATCCCGGAGGCGAAGGACGCCTGGGTGCGCAGCGTCGGCTTGTCGAAGAGCACCGCGACGGTCTGCGGGCCGGCCAGCGGGCGCGCGTCGTACGGCGCCGCCTTGAGGTGGACGGCGAGGTCGAGCACGTGGCGCTGCTGCTCGGGGGTGAGGTCGTCGTCGCGGAGGAAGTGCCTCACGGCGAGCCCACCCCGCCCGCCAGGCCCGCGGCGTCGAGCAGCCCGGGCCAGGCCGCGAGGAAGCCCGCGACGTCGTCGTCGGTGACCACCAGCGGCGGCGCGAGCCGCACCCGGTCGGGCCCGGTGGCGTTGATGATCCAGCCCGCCTCCTGGGCCGCGGCGACGACGGCCGACGCCTTCTCCTCGGCCAGGGTCAGCCCGACGAGCACGCCCAGGCCGCGGACGTCGGTGACGCGCGGGTCCTCCGCGAGTCCCGAGCGCAGCCGCTCCCCCACCTCGACGGCGCGGGCCAGCAGCCCGTCGCGCTCGATGGTGTCCAGGACCGCCAGCGCGGTGGCGCACGACAGCGGGTTGCCGCCGAAGGTGGTGCCGTGGTTGCCGGGCTCGAAGAGCGTGGCGGCGCGGCCGAGGCCGAGGGTGGCGCCGATGGGCATGCCGCCGCCGAGCCCCTTGGCCAGCGTCACCAGGTCGGGCACGACGCCCGAGGCCTGGCTGGCCAGCCACGTGCCGGTGCGTCCCATGCCGCTCTGCACCTCGTCGAACCACAGCAGCGCCCCGTGGCGCTCGGTGACCTCGCGTGCCGCCGCGAGGTAGGCCGCGGGCGCCTCGTTGACGCCCGCCTCGCCCTGCAGCGGCTCGATCACGACGGCCGCCGTCTCGTCGGTGACGGCCGCGGCCAGCGCCTCCACGTCACCGAACGGCACCCAGGTGACGTGTCCGGGCAGCGGCTCGAAGGGCTCGCGGTAGGCAGCCTTGGAGGTGAGCGCGAGGCTGCCCATGGTGCGGCCGTGGAAGGCGTCCTGCATCGCCACCACGTGGCTGCGCCCGGTCAGCCGGGTCAGCTTCAGCGCGGCCTCGTTGGCCTCGGCGCCGGAGTTGGAGAAGAACACCCGGGCCTCGACGTCGGCCGGCGTCATCAGCGCGACCAGCCGCTCGGCCAGCGCGACCTGCTGCGGGCTGGTGAAGAAGTTGGAGACGTGGCCGAGGGTCCGCACCTGGGTGCTGAGCGCCTCGACCAGCGCAGGGTGGGCGTGGCCGAGGGTGTTGACGGCGATGCCGCCGAGGAAGTCGACGTACTCCCGGCCCTGGTCGTCCCACACGTGGGCGCCCTCGCCCCGGACCAGCGCCAGCTTGGGCGGGCCGAAGGCGTTCATCAGCGACGCGCCGTAGCGCTCCAGCAGCTCGCTCACGACTGCTCCCCCGTCTGCTCGGTGTCCTCGGCGCCCTCGGTCTCCTCGTAGGAGTAGGCCTTGCGCAGCTTGGTCTCGACGCCGGGCAGCACCTGGGTGCCGACGCCCTCGTCGGTGAACAGCTCGAGCAGCACCGCGTGCGGCACCCGGCCGTCGACCACGGTGGCCCGGGGCACGCCGCCGGTGACGGCGACGTGGCAGGCCTTCATCTTGGGCACCATGCCGCTGTCGAGGCTCGGCATCAGCTCGGCCAGCGCGTCGGGACCGATCTCCTGGATCACGTCGTCGCTGTCGGGCCAGTCACGGTAGAGGCCCTCCACGTCGGTGAGCACCAGCATCTTCTGGGCGCCCAGCGCCACCGCGAGCGCGGCGGCCGCGGTGTCGGCGTTGACGTTGTGGACCACGCCGTCCTCGTCGGGCGCGACGCTGCTGATCACCGGGACGCGGCCGGCCTCGATCAGGTCGAGCACCGCCTCGGGGCGGACCCGGGCGACCTCGCCGACCAGGCCGAGGTCGACCTCCTCCCCGTCGACGACCGTGTTGGTCGCCTCGGCGGTGAACAGGCCGGCGTCCTCCCCGGAGAGCCCGACGGCGATGTGGCCGTGGTGGTTGATCAGGCCGACCAGCTCGCGCTGCACCTGGCCCACCAGCACCATCCGGACGACGTCCATCGCCTCGGGGGTCGTGACGCGCAGGCCGCCGCGGAACTCCGACTCGATGCCGAGCTTGTCGAGCATGCGGGAGATCTGGGGGCCGCCGCCGTGGACGACGACCGGCTTGAACCCGGCGTACCGCAGGAAGGCGATGTCCTCGGCGAAGGCCACCTTGAGGGCGTCGTCGGTCATCGCGTTGCCGCCGTACTTCACCACCACGACCTGGCCGTGGTACTTCATCAACCACGGGAGGGCGCCGGCGAGCACCTGGGCGGGACGGGCGGAGGGGGGCTTGGTCATGAGGAGTACGCGCTGTTCTCGTGGACGTAGGCATGGGTCAGGTCGTTGGTCCAGACGGTGGCGCGCGCGTCGCCGGCCTTGAGGTCGACGGTCACGCTCACCTCCCGTCCGGACAGGTCGACGCCCGCGGGGTCCTCCGCGGGGGTGGACGTCCGGCACACCCAGACGCCGTTCATCGCGACGTCGAGGTCGGCCGGGTCGAAGGCGGCCTGCGTGGTGCCGATGCTGGCCAGCACGCGACCCCAGTTGGGGTCGCGGCCGAACACGGCGGCCTTGAACAGGTTGCTGCGGGCGATGCTGCGCCCCACCTCGACCGCGTCGGCCTCGGACGCGGCGTGCAGCACGGTGATCGCGATCTCGTGGTCGGCGCCCTCGGCGTCCTTGAGCAGCTGCATCGCCAGGTCGGTGCACGCCTGGGTGAGCGCCTCGGTGAAGTCGGGCAGCGACGGGGTGACGCCGCTGGCCCCGCTGGCCATCACGGTGACCGTGTCGTTGGTCGACATGCACCCGTCGGAGTCGAGCCGGTCGAAGCTGGCTCCGGTGGCGGCCCGCAGCGCGGCGTCGAGGTCGGCCGCGGGCACGACGGCGTCGGTGGTGAGCACGACCAGCATCGTGGCCAGCTGCGGGGCGAGCATGCCCGCGCCCTTGGCCATGCCGCCGATGGTCCAGCCACCGCCGTCCACGACGACCTGCTTGCTGACCGAGTCGGTGGTCATGATCGCGGTCGCGGCATCCACCCCGCCGTCGGCGGAGAGGGCCTGCGCCACGACGTCGACCCCGTCGAGCAGCACGTCGCGGTCGTTGGTCAGGCCGATCAGCCCGGTCGAGCAGACCACCACGTCGACCGCGCCGACGCCCACCCGCTCGGCGACGCGCTCGGCCACCGCGTGGGTGGTCTGGAAGCCGTCGGCGCCGGTGTAGCAGTTGGCGCCACCGGAGTTCAGCACGACGGCCTTCACGGTGCCGTCCTTGACGACCTCCTGGCTCCACAGCACCGGGTTGGCCTTGCACCGGTTGGCGGTGAAGACCGACGCCGAGTCGAAGCGGGGCCCGGCGTTGACGACCAGGGCGAGGTCCTTGGGGGGACCGTCCTCGCGGGGGGACTTGATGCCGGCCGCGATGCCGGCGGCGGTGAAGCCGGCGGGGTGGGTGACGCTCACTTCTTCTCCTGGGGCTGCTTCGAGGAGGACTGCTTCGACGGGGTGACGGGCACGGCGGTGACCACGGTGTGGCCTCGTCGCTCCCACTCCTCCACCGCCCGGTCGGCGTCGTCCTTGGGCACCAGCACCCAGTCGGTGTCGTACGTCGAGACGGTGAACACGCTGATCCTGGCCTCGGCCAGGGGGGTGAGCAGCGCGACCAGGACGCCGGTCAGGGCGAAGTCGAGCTCGCCCTGCACCGCGAACGCGGTGAAGGGGCCCTGCGACCGGGCCTTGCGGGGCACGCTGCGGGTGGCGCAGACGACGCTGGTCTCGGTGGCGGTGGCCGTCACCGAGAACAGCGAGGACGACTCGGCCCACGCCGGGATCTCGGCACCGGCGCCGAGCCGGACGACGGCCAGCTTCTCGGGGAAGCGCTCGAGGGTGAAGGTCTCGACGGGCCCGACCGAGGAGGACGGGTCGACCGAGGGGTCGGTGGGCTCGCTGGGGGTGCTCACGGCGCCAGCCCGACGGTGGTGAGGCCGGTGGCCTCGGAGAGCCCGAGGGCGAGGTTCATGCACTGCACGGCGGCACCGCCGGTGCCCTTGGCCAGGTTGTCGACGGCGCCGACGACCACGGCCCGACCGGCGTCCTCGTCGAGCGCCACCTGCAGGTGCACGCTGTTGGAGCCGAGCACCGCCTTGGTGGTGGGCCACTGGCCCTCGGGCAGCAGGTGGACGAACGGCTCGTCGGCGTAGGCGGATACGTAGACCGCGCGCAGGTCGTCGGCACCGACCCCCTCGCGCACCGAGGCGCTCGCGGTGGCGAGGATGCCGCGCGGCATCGGCACCAGCACGGGCGTGAAGGAGAGCCGGACGGTCTCCTCGGTCAGGGCGCCGAGGTTCTGCAGGATCTCGGGGGTGTGGCGGTGCGTCCCGCCCACGCCGTACGCCGAGGCCGAACCCATCACCTCGCTGCCGAGCAGGTGCGGCTTGGCCGCCTTGCCCGCCCCGCTGGTGCCGCTGGCCGCCACCACGACGAGGTCGTCGGCCGCCACGACGCCGGCCGCCACCGCCGGGGCCAGCGCCAGCGTGGACACGGTCGGGTAGCACCCGGGGACGGCGATCCGGCGGGCGCCGGCGAGCAGCTCACGCTGGCCCGGGAGCTCGGGCAGGCCGTAGGGCCAGGAGCCGGCGTGCTCGGAGCCGTAGAACTTCTCCCACAGCGCCGCGTCGGTGAGCCGGAAGTCGGCGCCGCAGTCGACGACCACGGTGTCCTCGCCCAGCTGGGCGGCGACGGGGCCGGACTGGCCGTGCGGGAGCGCCAGGAAGACGACGTCGTGGCCGGCCAGCGTCTCCGGGGTCGTCTCCTCGAGCACCCGGTCGGCCAGCGGCACGAGGTGGGGCTGCAGCGCGCCCAGCGGCTGGCCCGCGTTGGAGCCCCCGGTGAGGGCGCCGATCTCGACGTCGGGGTGCGCCAGCAGCAGCCGGAGGACCTCTCCCCCGGCGTACCCGCTCGCTCCGGCCACGGCCACAAGCACCTTCGTCATATGCATGACCATACACTCCGGTGCATGCATCCGCGACCCGGGTCCCTAGACTGCGCCGGGTGACCGACCTGCTCATCAGCGACGTGCGCCCCTGGGGCGCGGACCCCGTCGACCTGCTCGTCGCGGACGGCGTGCTGGCCGAGGTGGTGCCGACCGGCACCGCGCCGCGCGGTGCCCCGGCCGCCCGCCGGATCGCCGGCCACGGGCTGCTCGCCCTGCCCGGGCTGGTCAACGCGCACGCCCACGTCGACAAGTCGTGGTGGGGACGACCCTGGGAGTCCTACGAGGGCGCGCCCGGTGTGCAGGGCCGGATCGCCCACGAGCGCGCCCGGCGCGACGACCTGGGCATCCCCTCGGTGGCCACCACCCGGGCCGTGCTCGACCAGCTGGTGCGCCACGGCACGACGGCCGTGCGCAGCCACGTCGACGTCGACCTCGGCCTGGGGCTGCGCGGGATCGAGGTGGTCCGCGAGGCCGCCGCGGCGTACGACGGGCTGCGGGTCGAGCTCGTCGCCTTCCCCCAGGACGGGGTGCTGCGCCGACCCGGCGTGATGGAGCTGCTCGACCGCGCCGCGGCCGCGGGGGTCGAGCACGTCGGCGGCCTCGACCCCGCCTCGATCGACCGCGACCCGGTGGGCCAGCTCGACGGGATCTTCGACGTCGCGGCCCGGCACGGCTGCGGCATCGACCTGCACCTGCACGACGGTGGCGAGCTGGGTGCCTTCCAGGTGGAGCTCGTGGTGGAGCGCACCGAGCGGTTCGGACTCCAGGGCCGCGTCACCCTTGCCCACGGCTTCGCGGTCGCGCAGGTCGACCAGGTGCGCCGCCGCGACCTGCTGCAGGCGATGGGCGCGCTGGGGATCACGATGACGACGGTGGCGCCGCTCGGGTCGCCGCAGCTGCCCGTCGCCGAGCTCGACGCGGCGGGCGTGGGGCTCGGCCTGGGCACCGACGGCATCCGCGACCTGTGGAGCCCCTACGGCACCGGCGACGTGCTCGGGATCGCCTGGCAACTGGCCCGGGCCTCGGGCCTGGCGCGCGACGCGGACCTGCGCCGGGTGGTGGAACTCGCGACGAGCGACGGGGGCCGCTTCGTCGGCGGCCCGACCCACGACCTCGTCGCGGGGTCACGGGCCGACGTGGTGCTCCTGGAGGCGGAGAACCCGATGGACGCGCTGGTGCGCACCCCGCCGCGCCGGCTCGTGGTGGCCGGCGGGCGGGTGCTGCACGACGACCTCAGCTGATCTCGAACTCGCCCAGGCGGTCCCAGTGGTCGCCCTCCATGAGGACGTTGCGGACCAGGGGCGTCTCCTGGACGTACTGCGGCAGGTCGACCTGCGCCTGCTTGAAGTGGTCGCTGCCGACGTGGGCCTCGGCGGCGTCGTCGCGGAAGGCCTCGATGAGGACGTACTGGTTCGGGTCCTCGACGCTGCGCGACCACTCGAAGAAGATGTTGCCCTCCTCGGCGCGGGTGGCCGCGGTGAAGTCCTTGGCCAGCTCGGGCCACGCGTCGGCGTGCTCGGGCTTCACCTTCCACTTGACGCAGATGAAGATCATGGGCGCAGTCTCCTTCGAGATCGGGTCACGGCGTACGACGGGTGAGCCTGCCAGGTGCCACCGACGGCCCACCACCACCCTTGTCGTCGGCTGAGAACGGTTGGCCGACCTCCTACCCTGTGGTCATGGTCACGGGTACGCCGCTCCACGACTCCCCCGGCGCCGTCCCCGTGCCGCCCGCTGACGCCGCACCCCGCGCCGGCTCGGTGCACCGCACCCTGGAGATCCTCGAGGTCGTCGCCACCCAGGGCGGCGCGTCGGCCAAGGACATCTCGGATGCCACCGGCCTGCCGCTGCCCACGGTCTACCGGCTCGCCCGCGAGCTGCTCGACAGCGACTACCTCGTCCACATCCGCGAGGAGAAGCGCTTCGAGCTCGGCTACAAGCTGCACCAGCTCGGCGTCTCGCTGCACCAGCAGATCGGGGTCCCCCGGGCGGTCCGGCTCGAGGTGCAGGCCCTCCACGAGCAGCTCGGCCTCGCGGCGTACTTCGCGGTCCACCGGGGGTCCCAGATCGCGGTCGTCGCCACCGCCGACTCCCCCACCTGCCCCCGCCTGCGGCCGATCGACTTCGGCTTCCACGAGGCCGCGCACGCCACGGCGCTCGGCAAGATCCTGCTGGCCAGCATGGAGCCGGAGCAGCGCATCCTCCACCTCGACCCCGAGCCGATGCCCCGCTTCGGTCCCGGCACCATCACCGGTCACGACGACCTCGACCGGCAGCTCGACGTCGTCGCCGACCGCGGGTTGGCGTGGGAGCACGGCGAGTTCCAGGCCGGCGCCACCTGCGTCGCCGCCGCCGTGCGCGCCGGCAACGGGCTGCTGGTCGGCTCCGTCGCCGTCTCGGGCACCGACGAGCGGATGGCCCAGGACCCCGGCGCGGTCGAGGCGGCCCTGCGCGCGACCGCGTCCCGCGTCAGCCGGTTCTACCGCTCGGGGCGCACCCAGCAGCGCTAGCCCTCCGGCTTCTCAGGGGGCGATAAGGACTGTGGTCGCTGTCGTACCGCCCGCCTAACGTGGGCCCCGTCACACCCCCACCACACCTGAGGTCCGGCACGACTGCCGGGCCGGAGCCGGGAGCCCCCATGGTCGACACCACCCCCGACACCGTCAGCCCGGCGGCCCGCACCAACCTGGTGCGGCTGCTCCGGGCGGCCTACCCCCACCCGCGCTTCCCCGACGGTCCCTACGAGCGGACCGCCGACACGATCATCGAGCAGGTCGACGAGTCGCTGTGGCACCGCCTGGCCCTGGTGCAGGGCCTGGAGTCCCTCGACGCCGCGGCGCAGCACAGCCGGGGCACCGGCTTCGCCGACCTCGACGACGAACAGGCGCTCGCCCTGCTGCGCGGCATCGAGGACGCCCAGTTCTTCGCCTTCGTCCGCGGCGTCACCGTCGTGACGCTCTACAACGACCACGAGGTCTGGGACCTGCTCGGCTACGAGGGCGAGTCCTACTCCAAGGGCGGCTACCTCCACCGCGGCTTCGACGACCTCGACTGGCTGCCCAACCCCCGCATCGAGGAGTACGACGGACCCGAGCGGATCGTCGAGGTGGCCCCCGACGACCAGCTCACCACCACCGGAGGGACGCACTGATGGCCGAGAACGCCCCGCACCTGGGCAACCCGATCCCGCACGACGAGGAGGTCGTGGTCATCGTCGGCTCGGGCGCCGGCGGCGGCACCGTGGCCTACGAGCTGACCCGGAAGGGCATCCCCTGCGTGGTGCTCGAGGCCGGCCCCTGGCTGCTGCCCGAGGACTACGAGAACGACGAGTGGGCCGCCTTCAACCAGATGGCGTGGCTGGACAACCGCACCGCGTCCGGCCCCTACCGCGTCGCCACCGACTTCCCGAACCTCCCGGCCTGGATCGTCAAGGCCGTCGGCGGCACCACGACCCACTGGTCCGGAGCGACGCCGCGCTTCCGCGAGTACGAGTTCAAGACCCGCAGCCACTACGGCCGGGTCGAGGGCGCCAACCTGCTCGACTGGCCGATCACGCTGGCCGACCTCGCGCCGTTCTACGACCGCGCCGAGAAGGCCATCGGCTCCACCCACCGCCACGGGCGGCCGGCGCTGCCCGCCAACAACAACTACAAGGTGCTGGCCAACGGCGCCGAGAAGGTCGGCTACAAGTTCTACGCGACCGGCCCCTACGGCACCAACGCCGAGCCGTACGACGGCCGCCCGGCCTCGATCCAGGACGGGTTCAACTTCCAGGGCGACAAGTCCACCGCCAAGTGGAGCACCGCCGTCCGCGAGATCCCCCGGGCGATCGCGACCGGCACGTGCGAGGTGCGCCCCTCCAGCCAGGCCGTCCAGGTCACCCACGACGCCTCCGGGCGCGCCGACGCGGTGCTCTACCTCGACTCCGAGGGCAACCTGCACCGGCAGGCGGCCAAGGTCGTCTGCGTCGCGGGCAACTCGATCGAGTCGCCGCGGCTGCTGCTGATGAGCGCCAGCGCGCTGCACCCCGACGGGCTGGCCAACTCCTCGGGCCAGGTGGGTCGCAACTACATGCGCCACACCACGGGCTCGGTCTACGCCCGCTTCGACCAGCCGGTGCGTATGTACCGCGGCGAGACCATGGCCGGCATCATCGCCGACGAGGCGCGCCTGGACACCTCGCGCGGCTTCGCGGGCGGCTACTACATGGAGACCCTCTCGCTCGGCCCGGCCTTCCTGGCCGCCTTCGCCGAGCCCGGCTCCTGGGGCCCGGAGTTCACCGAGATCCTCGACGCCTACCAGAACACCGCCGGCATGTGGGTGGTGGGCGAGGACATGCCGCAGGAGACCAACCGGGTCACCCTGAGCCCGGCCCACCAGGACCAGTGGGGCCTGCCCGCCCCCGACGTCCACTTCGAGGACCACCCCAACGACGTGGCGATGCGCGAGCACGGCTACGGTCGCGCGGACATGCTCTACGAAGCCGTCGGTGCCAACGGCACCCACCACACGCCGCCCTACCCGGCGACCCACAACCTGGGCACCTGCCGGATGAGCGCGCGGCCGGAGGACGGCGTCGTCGACGCGTTCGGGCAGGCCCACGACGTGCCGGGCCTCTACGTCAGCGACGGCTCGGTGATGACCACCGGCGCCGCGGCCAACCCGACGCTGACCATCGTGGCGCTGGCGATCCGCCAGGCCGAGCACATCGCCTCGCAGCTGGGCAAGGGAGCGTCCTGAGCACCCTCGCCCACCGGCTCCGCGGGTCGGTCGGGGACGGGTGCACCGTCTCCGACCGACCCCTGGACCTGCTCGCCCGGGCCCACGACGCGTCCCACTACCTGCTCCACCCCGAGACCGTGGTGACCGCGCGGGACACCGCAGCGGTGGCCGAGGTGATGCGGGCCTGCACCCGTCTCCGCGTGCCGATGACCTTCCGCAGCGGCGGCACCTCGCTCTCGGGCCAGGCGCTGAGCGACTCGGTGCTCGTCGACACCCGCACCGGCTTCACCGGCGTCGAGGTGCTCGACGGCGGCCACCGGGTGCGCGTCCAGCCCGGGGCCACCATCCGCGCCGTCAACACCCGGCTGGCCCCGTTCGGCCGCAAGCTCGGCCCCGACCCGGCCAGCGAGGTCGCCTGCACCGTCGGCGGTGTGCTGGCCAACAACTCCTCGGGCATGCAGTGCGGCACCGAGCTCAACAGCTACCACACCGTCGAGTCGATGGTGCTGGTGCTGCCCAGCGGCACCGTCGTCGACTCCGCCGCCCCCGGCGCCTCCCGCCGGCTCGCCGAGCAGGAGCCGGAGCTCCACGCCGGGTTGCTCCGGCTGCAGCGGCGCGTGCGCGAGGACCCCACGTCGGTCGCGACGCTGGAGCGGCTCTTCGCGCTCAAGAACACCATGGGCTACGGCCTGAACAGCCTGCTCGACCACGACGACCCGCTCGACGTGCTGGTCCACCTGATGGTGGGCAGCGAGGGCACGCTGGGCTTCATCGCCTCCGCGGTGTTCCGCACCGTCGAGGTCCTCCCCCACGCCGCCACCGGCCTGCTGGTCTTCGACGACCTCGCGACCGCCTCCTCCTCGGTGCCCGACGTGCTGGC harbors:
- the argF gene encoding ornithine carbamoyltransferase yields the protein MRHFLRDDDLTPEQQRHVLDLAVHLKAAPYDARPLAGPQTVAVLFDKPTLRTQASFASGIAELGGFPMIIDGSLAQVGVRESVPDVARVLGRQAAMVVWRTHDQSRLEDMAAFSGVPVVNALTDQFHPCQVLADLLTLREHHGQLAGQVLAFVGDAACNMGHSYLLGGATAGMHVRVSGPEGFEPDPEVLLQAQVVAQATGGSVAFVADPVEAVSGADAVATDTWVSMGREAEAEARAAAFAPWSLDEELLSHADDEAVVLHCLPAYRGKEISAAVLDGPRSVVWDEAENRRHAQKAVMAWLLESRSGECS
- the argJ gene encoding bifunctional glutamate N-acetyltransferase/amino-acid acetyltransferase ArgJ; translation: MSVTHPAGFTAAGIAAGIKSPREDGPPKDLALVVNAGPRFDSASVFTANRCKANPVLWSQEVVKDGTVKAVVLNSGGANCYTGADGFQTTHAVAERVAERVGVGAVDVVVCSTGLIGLTNDRDVLLDGVDVVAQALSADGGVDAATAIMTTDSVSKQVVVDGGGWTIGGMAKGAGMLAPQLATMLVVLTTDAVVPAADLDAALRAATGASFDRLDSDGCMSTNDTVTVMASGASGVTPSLPDFTEALTQACTDLAMQLLKDAEGADHEIAITVLHAASEADAVEVGRSIARSNLFKAAVFGRDPNWGRVLASIGTTQAAFDPADLDVAMNGVWVCRTSTPAEDPAGVDLSGREVSVTVDLKAGDARATVWTNDLTHAYVHENSAYSS
- a CDS encoding acetylornithine transaminase codes for the protein MSELLERYGASLMNAFGPPKLALVRGEGAHVWDDQGREYVDFLGGIAVNTLGHAHPALVEALSTQVRTLGHVSNFFTSPQQVALAERLVALMTPADVEARVFFSNSGAEANEAALKLTRLTGRSHVVAMQDAFHGRTMGSLALTSKAAYREPFEPLPGHVTWVPFGDVEALAAAVTDETAAVVIEPLQGEAGVNEAPAAYLAAAREVTERHGALLWFDEVQSGMGRTGTWLASQASGVVPDLVTLAKGLGGGMPIGATLGLGRAATLFEPGNHGTTFGGNPLSCATALAVLDTIERDGLLARAVEVGERLRSGLAEDPRVTDVRGLGVLVGLTLAEEKASAVVAAAQEAGWIINATGPDRVRLAPPLVVTDDDVAGFLAAWPGLLDAAGLAGGVGSP
- a CDS encoding arginine repressor — translated: MSEHGHIPETKGARQQRIIDILSTGHVRSQTELADRLHADGIAVTQATLSRDLVELDAVKVRSSTGALVYAVPGEGGDRTPVANRDSAASQARLSRLCAELLVSTESSANLVVLRTPPGAANFLASAMDKSELSDVLGTIAGDDTVLVIARDPAGGEALERRFLGLANGAHRPSGTTPDDTPNPSKGHP
- the argB gene encoding acetylglutamate kinase, coding for MTKPPSARPAQVLAGALPWLMKYHGQVVVVKYGGNAMTDDALKVAFAEDIAFLRYAGFKPVVVHGGGPQISRMLDKLGIESEFRGGLRVTTPEAMDVVRMVLVGQVQRELVGLINHHGHIAVGLSGEDAGLFTAEATNTVVDGEEVDLGLVGEVARVRPEAVLDLIEAGRVPVISSVAPDEDGVVHNVNADTAAAALAVALGAQKMLVLTDVEGLYRDWPDSDDVIQEIGPDALAELMPSLDSGMVPKMKACHVAVTGGVPRATVVDGRVPHAVLLELFTDEGVGTQVLPGVETKLRKAYSYEETEGAEDTEQTGEQS
- the argG gene encoding argininosuccinate synthase, which translates into the protein MSKVLTSLPTGERVGIAFSGGLDTSVAVAWMRDKGAVPCTYTADIGQYDEPDISGVPDRALAYGAEIARAVDCRPQLVEEGLAAIACGAFHIRSGGRTYFNTTPLGRAVTGTMLVRAMHEDGVDIWGDGSTFKGNDIERFYRYGLMANPELRIYKPWLDADFVSELGGRAEMSQWLTEHDLPYRDSKEKAYSTDANIWGATHEAKTLEHLDVSLETVEPIMGVKFWDADVAIETEDVTVRFEQGRPVAIGGVRFDDAVALVMEANAVGGRHGLGMSDQIENRIIEAKSRGIYEAPGMALLWIAYERLLNAIHNEDTIAQFHNEGRKLGRLLYEGRWLDPQALMIRESIQRWIASLVTGEVTLRLRRGEDYTVLATSGENFSYHPDKLSMERTENAAFGPVDRIGQLTMRNLDIADSRDKLEQYAAQPLDQGQVLVENGTLYGAIEPGGYDRITRNPSAEGDDSDRVLDDVAMEVGTD